In the Streptomyces sp. NBC_00525 genome, one interval contains:
- the fxsT gene encoding FxSxx-COOH system tetratricopeptide repeat protein, with translation MPGTRKPVGVAGANTVTISFAGFNRAWAAWIADRLERRGVVVVQQRWDPPVSVPLEEALRDLTLARGRVLVVLSDWYFQLGPRSHDEWNRALRSEVAPDPDRFAAVCVTTSALPGATSAFGAADLTNVGAEEAERRLLVRLGLPTDPLPDAGSGPGPRFPADTPQVWGGVPRRNIRFTGREELLTDTYRALQESGAGAGVVALHGMSGVGKTQLAAEYVYRFGSEYDVVWWVPADRRALYRQKLAELAPELGLSTGAEYGERLRAVRDSLRRGDPHAHWLLVLDGADEPDQIWDLVPTGPGHVLITSRNPEWGEHNSNLVEVPVYRRDESVAFIRRRAPRLTQAEADQLAEALEDLPLLLDQTAGWLNDSDLSVEEYIELLEGGIDQDVVKVSADFPLAFQTAWSILLNKLRDTVPESVDLLRLCSFFAPGSIPVRLLKDMPPGDLPEQVSGLMSDPLLWNKAINQLRQYSVVRLESHESGVDPASSGESLYMHRMVHQIVGLDMTEENRREFIDVVRRALAAADPGRPTDTRLWPAYAEITPHLKWADVLNSTEPAVQNLVLNCLRYMYLSGEYRAGIKLGERALTTWRELLGENHPRIWDVSYHYANLLRAVGDYAATETIERAAVEHLRAERGAQDLEHLRAATGLAADLRGLGRYDEALEISTRVLAGYQELLGDQDSRTLNAQNNLAVTVRLLGRYAESLELNGRTLDARRQLLRQRHTWTLFSEIHYSTDLRLLGRYNEALSLQNQSVQVHRRVLGTDNPQTLRAEHNLALCHYRNGERAKATTLFTRVLERCERVLGESDPLTMMFAAGQSCFAREHGNIDQARAISEKVVSGYADMLGEAHPYAAGTRSNHAMILRNVGERDHAHVLLEESLATMTQAVGENHPWTLGCGINASALRNLVGDPEGAAALTDSVITRATEVLGRTHPLTLSARIAHAADLRGLRDRQKAEKVENEALDDLATTLGAQHTHTVSARSRNRPYWDFEPLTI, from the coding sequence ATGCCCGGAACGCGTAAGCCAGTTGGAGTAGCCGGGGCGAACACCGTCACGATCAGTTTCGCCGGCTTCAACCGCGCCTGGGCGGCGTGGATCGCGGACCGCTTGGAGCGGCGCGGAGTGGTGGTCGTCCAGCAGCGCTGGGACCCGCCCGTCTCCGTCCCGCTGGAGGAGGCGCTGCGCGACCTGACGCTCGCGCGCGGCCGGGTCCTCGTCGTCCTCAGCGACTGGTACTTCCAGCTCGGCCCCCGCAGCCACGACGAGTGGAACCGCGCACTGCGCTCCGAAGTCGCCCCCGACCCCGACCGGTTCGCCGCGGTGTGCGTCACCACCTCCGCACTTCCCGGAGCCACCTCCGCCTTCGGCGCCGCCGACCTCACCAACGTCGGCGCCGAGGAGGCGGAGCGCAGGCTCCTGGTCCGCCTCGGGCTCCCCACCGACCCGCTGCCCGACGCCGGCTCCGGACCGGGCCCCCGCTTCCCCGCCGACACCCCGCAGGTGTGGGGCGGGGTGCCGCGCCGCAACATCCGCTTCACCGGCCGCGAGGAACTGCTCACCGACACCTACCGGGCGCTCCAGGAATCCGGCGCCGGCGCCGGCGTCGTCGCCCTGCACGGCATGTCCGGCGTCGGCAAGACCCAGCTCGCCGCCGAGTACGTCTACCGCTTCGGCTCCGAGTACGACGTGGTCTGGTGGGTGCCCGCCGACCGGCGCGCGCTCTACCGCCAGAAGCTCGCCGAACTCGCCCCGGAACTGGGCCTGTCCACCGGCGCCGAGTACGGCGAACGGCTGCGCGCCGTACGCGACTCGCTGCGCCGGGGCGACCCGCACGCCCACTGGCTGCTCGTCCTGGACGGCGCCGACGAACCCGACCAGATCTGGGACCTCGTCCCCACCGGCCCCGGCCACGTCCTCATCACCTCCCGCAACCCGGAGTGGGGCGAGCACAACAGCAACCTCGTCGAGGTCCCCGTCTACCGGCGCGACGAGTCCGTCGCCTTCATCCGCCGCCGCGCCCCGCGCCTGACCCAGGCCGAGGCCGACCAGCTCGCCGAGGCCCTCGAAGACCTCCCGCTGCTCCTCGACCAGACCGCCGGCTGGCTCAACGACTCCGACCTGTCCGTCGAGGAGTACATCGAACTGCTCGAAGGCGGCATCGACCAGGACGTCGTCAAGGTCTCCGCCGACTTCCCGCTCGCCTTCCAGACCGCCTGGTCGATACTGCTCAACAAGCTCCGGGACACCGTCCCCGAGTCCGTCGACCTGCTGCGCCTGTGCAGCTTCTTCGCCCCCGGCTCCATCCCGGTGCGGCTCCTCAAGGACATGCCCCCCGGCGACCTGCCCGAGCAGGTGTCCGGGCTGATGAGCGACCCGCTGCTGTGGAACAAGGCGATCAACCAGCTCCGCCAGTACTCCGTGGTCCGGCTGGAATCCCATGAATCGGGCGTCGACCCCGCGTCCTCCGGCGAATCCCTCTACATGCACCGCATGGTCCACCAGATCGTCGGCCTCGACATGACCGAGGAGAACCGCCGGGAGTTCATCGACGTCGTCCGCCGCGCGCTGGCGGCGGCCGATCCGGGGCGCCCCACGGACACCCGCCTGTGGCCCGCGTACGCCGAGATCACCCCGCACCTCAAGTGGGCCGACGTACTGAACAGCACCGAACCTGCCGTGCAGAACCTGGTGCTCAACTGCCTGCGCTACATGTACCTGTCGGGGGAGTACCGGGCCGGCATCAAGCTGGGCGAACGCGCCCTGACCACCTGGCGCGAGCTGCTGGGCGAGAACCACCCCCGGATCTGGGACGTCAGCTACCACTACGCCAACCTGCTCAGGGCCGTCGGCGACTACGCGGCCACCGAGACCATCGAACGCGCCGCCGTGGAGCATCTGCGCGCCGAGCGAGGCGCCCAGGACCTGGAACACCTGCGCGCCGCCACCGGGCTCGCCGCCGACCTGCGCGGACTCGGCCGCTACGACGAGGCGCTGGAGATCTCCACCCGGGTGCTGGCCGGCTACCAGGAACTCCTGGGCGACCAGGACTCCCGCACGCTCAACGCGCAGAACAACCTGGCGGTGACCGTGCGGCTGCTCGGCAGGTACGCCGAGTCCCTCGAACTCAACGGACGCACCCTGGACGCTCGCCGCCAGCTCCTGCGCCAGCGCCACACCTGGACCCTCTTCTCCGAGATCCACTACTCCACCGACCTGCGGCTCCTCGGGCGCTACAACGAGGCGCTGTCGCTCCAGAACCAGAGCGTCCAGGTGCACCGGCGCGTCCTGGGCACGGACAACCCGCAGACCCTGCGCGCCGAGCACAACCTCGCCCTGTGCCACTACCGCAACGGCGAACGGGCCAAGGCGACCACCCTGTTCACCCGCGTCCTGGAGCGCTGCGAACGCGTCCTCGGCGAGAGCGACCCGCTGACGATGATGTTCGCCGCCGGGCAGAGCTGCTTCGCCCGCGAGCACGGCAACATCGACCAGGCCAGGGCCATAAGCGAGAAGGTGGTCAGCGGTTACGCCGACATGCTCGGCGAGGCGCATCCGTATGCCGCGGGCACCCGCTCCAACCACGCGATGATCCTGCGGAACGTGGGGGAGCGGGACCACGCCCACGTCCTGCTGGAGGAGTCGCTCGCCACCATGACCCAGGCCGTCGGCGAGAACCACCCGTGGACGCTGGGCTGCGGCATCAACGCCTCCGCGCTGCGGAACCTCGTCGGCGACCCGGAGGGCGCGGCCGCGCTGACGGACTCCGTCATCACCCGCGCCACCGAGGTCCTCGGCCGCACCCACCCGCTGACGCTGTCGGCGCGCATCGCGCACGCCGCGGACCTGCGGGGCCTGCGCGATCGGCAGAAGGCGGAGAAGGTCGAGAACGAGGCGCTGGACGACCTGGCGACCACGCTCGGCGCCCAGCACACCCACACCGTGTCGGCCCGCTCCCGCAACCGCCCGTACTGGGACTTCGAGCCGCTCACCATCTGA